The following are encoded together in the Onychostoma macrolepis isolate SWU-2019 chromosome 03, ASM1243209v1, whole genome shotgun sequence genome:
- the LOC131537537 gene encoding uncharacterized protein LOC131537537: MASISNRGLVPIPSYSNSLVTFNSLLCPPPPPPTTSITADDFATFFTDKTRLISDQFSPPRTQDPQPTTSTAKPPIFSFCPLTEAEVSKLLLSNHPTTCPLDPIPSHLLQAISPTLLPTLTHIINTSLLTGIFPTAFKQARVTPLLKKPTLNTSLIENYRPVSLLPFIAKTLERVVFNQVSLFLSQNNKLDAKQSGCRSGHSTETALLSVTEALRIAKAHSKSSVLILLDLSAAFDTVNHQILLSTLSSLGIAGIPLRWFESYLTDDPTVAARISGCLADISAWMKEHHLQLNLAKTELLVFPATPTLQHDITIQLGSSTITPSTSVRNLGVIFDDQLTFKDHIAKTARSCRFALHNIRKIRPFLTEHAAQLLVQALVISRLDYCNALLAGLPSNTVKPLQMIQNAAARLVFKEPKRAHVTPLFISLHWLPIAARIKFKTLMLAHRTTTVILTVKVDKLSDEKQQDGIQADHVFLLVIKLDSRFTEEEKIIMEWIQENIGEDAAHYTIILFTHVDLLRETLLEEHNKYSPDLQAFTESFGSRYHSFNNEDTENRSQVTELLEKIEKMAERTTQMKSLKPSTNFTALTTCVQFLSRVDVHVVLKELTDTNQLMSCCSS; the protein is encoded by the exons ATGGCCTCCATCAGCAACAG AGGTCTGGTGCCAATTCCCAGTTATAGCAATAGCCTagtaacatttaattctctcctctgtccccctccaccacctcccaccacttctattacagctgatgactttgctactttttttacagacaaaactagattgatcagtgatcagttctcacctccacgcacacaggacccccaaccaaccacatccactgctaaacctcccatcttctccttctgtcccctgacggaggctgaagtatccaaacttctcctctccaaccatcctacaacatgtcctcttgacccaatcccctcacaccttctgcaagcaatctctcccacgctcttaccgacactcacacacatcatcaacacatccctcctcacaggcatcttccccactgcgttcaagcaggctcgggtaaccccactgctcaaaaaacctacattaaacacttctcttatagaaaactatagacctgtctctctccttccattcatagcgaaaacacttgaacgtgttgtcttcaaccaggtctcattgtttctttcacagaacaacaaactggacgctaaacagtcaggttgcaggagtggccattcaactgagactgcgcttctctcggtcactgaagccctgcgaattgcaaaagcccattccaaatcatcagtcctcattctgctggatctatctgccgcttttgacactgtcaatcatcagatactcctctccactctctcatcactgggcatcgctggaattccacttcgctggtttgaatcctatctcactg atgatccaacggtagctgcaaggatctcaggttgcctggcggacatctcggcatggatgaaagaacatcacctgcagctcaacctggcaaagactgagcttcttgtctttcccgccactccgactctacagcatgacatcacgatccagttaggttcatcaacaattaccccatcaacttcggtcagaaatcttggtgtaatctttgatgaccagctgaccttcaaagaccacattgcaaagactgctcgatcttgcaggtttgcactacacaacatcagaaagatcaggccctttctgacggagcatgctgcacaacttcttgtccaggcccttgtcatttctaggctggactactgcaatgctcttctggctggacttccatcaaacacagtcaaacctctacaaatgattcagaatgcggcggcacgactggtcttcaaggaacccaaaagagcccatgttacacctctctttatctcattgcattggctaccaatcgcagctcgcatcaagttcaagacactgatgcttgctcatagaacaaccacag taattttgacaGTCAAAGTTGACAAGCTCTCCGATGAGAAACAGCAGGATGGGATTCAGGCAGATCATGTGTTTCTGCTGGTGATCAAACTGGATTCGAGATTTACAGAGGAAGAGAAAATCATAATGGAATGGATTCAGGAGAACATCGGAGAAGATGCTGCTCATTACACCATCATTCTGTTCACTCATGTGGATTTGCTGAGGGAAACATTGTTAGAGGAGCATAACAAATACAGTCCAGATCTCCAGGCATTTACTGAGAGTTTTGGTAGCAGATATCACTCATTTAACAATGAAGACACAGAGAACCGCTCTCAGGTCACTGAACTGCTGGAGAAGATTGAGAAGATGGCAGAGAGAACTACACaaatgaaaa GTCTGAAGCCCTCTACAAATTTTACTGCATTGACCACATGCGTTCAGTTTCTCTCCAGGGTGGATGTTCATGTGGTCCTTAAG GAGTTAACAGATACCAATCAACTGATGTCCTGTTGCTCATCATGA